From the Osmerus eperlanus chromosome 19, fOsmEpe2.1, whole genome shotgun sequence genome, one window contains:
- the LOC134039813 gene encoding transmembrane protein 47-like: protein MSVNEVYVFRPFKLIALLCVFLALCLDIVALLSPAWVTADRFYLSLWEACTESEATITYSRWSCTSTLTSDWQIATLVLLLSGAAVTLVAFLIALISLCRGTHRQHYRTVAVFLFTAVVLQACALVLYPIKFIDGAVLQTYHEFNWGYGLGWGATIFMLGGGILFCLRTDMYEDAMY from the exons ATGTCTGTGAATGAAGTGTACGTTTTCCGACCGTTCAAGTTGATCGCTTTACTTTGTGTTTTTCTTGCTCTGTGTTTGGACATCGTTGCGTTATTGAGCCCCGCTTGGGTAACGGCGGATCGTTTTTATTTGTCGCTATGGGAGGCATGCACAGAATCAGAGGCGACGATCACATACTCTCGCTGGAGttgcacctccaccctcacatctG ACTGGCAGATAGCCACTctggtgctgctgctgtctgGAGCTGCAGTGACGCTGGTGGCCTTCCTGATCGCCCTCATCTCCCTGTGCCGGGGGACTCACAGACAGCACTACCGCACTGTGGCTGTGTTCCTGTTCACCGCAG TGGTTCTCCAGGCCTGCGCGCTGGTGCTCTACCCCATCAAGTTCATCGACGGTGCAGTTCTGCAGACCTACCATGAGTTCAACTGGGGCTAcggcctgggctggggggccacCATCTTTATGCTTGGAGGCGGCATCCTCTTCTGCCTGCGAACGGACATGTACGAGGACGCTATGTACTGa